A single region of the uncultured Draconibacterium sp. genome encodes:
- the rsmI gene encoding 16S rRNA (cytidine(1402)-2'-O)-methyltransferase has protein sequence MDNEAKLILVPTPIGNLQDITLRAVEVLKTADIILAEDTRVSSKLLKHLEIDKKLIAHHKFNEHKTTGSIVSKIEQGNTVALISDAGTPAISDPGFLLVRACVEKNLKVECLPGATALIPALAVSGLPTDKFVFEGFLPQKKGRQTRLKILAEESRTIVLYESPYRLVKALGQFAEFFGPERKACVCRELSKMFEEVKRGTVTELQEYYTEHTPKGEIVIVVEGNND, from the coding sequence ATGGATAACGAAGCAAAATTAATACTCGTTCCAACGCCCATTGGTAATCTGCAGGATATCACTTTGCGGGCAGTTGAGGTTTTGAAAACAGCCGATATAATTTTGGCCGAAGATACACGCGTGTCTTCAAAACTTTTAAAACATCTTGAGATTGACAAGAAACTGATTGCGCATCATAAGTTTAACGAGCATAAAACCACCGGCTCCATCGTTTCAAAAATAGAGCAGGGGAATACCGTGGCTTTAATTTCTGATGCCGGTACACCTGCCATTTCCGATCCGGGATTTTTGTTGGTGCGCGCTTGCGTGGAGAAAAATCTGAAAGTGGAATGTTTACCCGGAGCTACGGCTTTAATTCCGGCCTTGGCGGTTTCGGGTTTGCCAACCGATAAATTTGTTTTCGAAGGATTTTTACCGCAGAAAAAAGGACGACAAACACGTTTGAAGATTCTTGCCGAAGAATCGCGAACAATTGTTCTTTACGAATCGCCATACCGTTTGGTAAAAGCGCTGGGGCAGTTTGCCGAATTTTTTGGCCCCGAACGAAAAGCCTGCGTTTGCCGTGAGCTAAGTAAAATGTTCGAGGAAGTGAAGCGGGGAACTGTAACTGAGCTACAAGAATACTATACCGAACACACCCCAAAAGGCGAAATAGTGATTGTTGTTGAAGGAAACAACGATTAG
- a CDS encoding thymidine kinase, which translates to MFIERDVNSNKKVGTIEVVAGSMFSGKTEELIRRLKRAKIAKQKVEIYKPMVDVRYSETEVVSHDENAIHSTPVENSANILLLAGDVDVIGIDEAQFFDKGLIDVVTQLANMGIRVIVAGLDMDFKGEPFGPIPGLMAVADYITKVHAICVRCGSIAQFSHRLSEKEQVVLLGEKDIYEPLCRSCYNKAHKE; encoded by the coding sequence ATGTTTATTGAAAGAGATGTAAACAGCAATAAAAAAGTTGGCACCATTGAAGTTGTTGCCGGATCGATGTTTTCGGGAAAGACCGAAGAATTGATTAGGCGGCTGAAGCGTGCCAAAATTGCCAAACAAAAGGTGGAGATTTACAAGCCGATGGTTGACGTTCGTTACTCGGAAACAGAAGTGGTTTCACACGACGAAAATGCAATCCACTCCACTCCGGTTGAAAACTCGGCCAATATTTTGTTGCTTGCCGGCGATGTTGATGTGATTGGAATAGACGAAGCCCAGTTTTTTGATAAAGGTCTGATAGATGTGGTAACCCAGTTGGCCAACATGGGAATTCGTGTTATTGTTGCCGGACTTGATATGGATTTTAAAGGCGAACCTTTTGGTCCTATTCCCGGACTGATGGCGGTTGCCGATTATATTACCAAAGTACACGCTATTTGTGTTCGGTGCGGAAGCATCGCACAATTCTCTCATCGTCTTTCCGAAAAAGAACAAGTGGTTCTGCTGGGCGAAAAAGACATTTACGAGCCACTTTGCCGAAGTTGTTACAACAAAGCACATAAGGAATAA
- a CDS encoding bifunctional UDP-N-acetylmuramoyl-tripeptide:D-alanyl-D-alanine ligase/alanine racemase, producing the protein MINLTAKQICAVVNGELFASSSFQDFTVSEIITDSRTFFGGSNAAFFALTGPVFNGHNYIAQLRKKGVQVFIVSNKNFIEDKACYILVKNTGFALQQLAAYNRNRFLQPVIGITGSNGKTIIKEWLYDLLSTELKIVRSPKSYNSQVGVPLSALLIDNQYDLALLEAGISEPGEMQKLAPIVQPDIGILTNIGDAHQENFTSMEEKLNEKLKLFTGTKKLVFRSDRSYSKIIAEFCSQKNIDPINWSLENDSAPIQFKSKVKSTDTEIEARINDKHYSFTIPFTDDSALENACHCFATLIALDKNPSDFLVQFSSLQPVAMRLEIKQGINNCLLINDYYNSDLNSLSIALSVLKQQAAKSHLFKHVILSDIQQTGIETAKLYAKVNQLLQEWGINKLTGIGKDLYQHQHIFQLESEFYADRNAFEKHFLRSNYSSSAILLKGARQFELEKISALLQQKAHQTVLEINLNALVHNLNTFRKLLQPETKIMVMVKAFSYGSGDVEIAQLLQHQNVDYLAVAVADEGVQLRNAGITTPIVVMNPEQDSFQNIIDFSLEPNIYSFQLLQQFVKAVKEFGLNNFPIHIKIDTGMNRLGLKTEEDIAKVIAILKKNKHLKIQSVFSHLAGSDEPELDDFTKEQFNRFTDLSGLIENAFEYKIDKHILNSAGIERFPDHQMDMVRLGIGLYGISQTGLALQQISTLKTTVSQVKTVDTGETVGYNRKGKVRQHSRVAVVPMGYADGINRRLGNGLGSAFVNGQEARMIGNVCMDMLMLDVTNLEVNPGDSVEIFGPNISISRVAQLLETIPYEILTGISQRVKRVYLQE; encoded by the coding sequence ATGATTAACCTGACGGCAAAACAAATATGTGCCGTAGTAAATGGTGAGCTTTTCGCTTCCTCATCGTTTCAGGATTTTACTGTTTCAGAAATTATTACCGACAGCCGGACTTTTTTCGGTGGATCAAACGCTGCTTTTTTTGCCTTAACCGGCCCTGTTTTTAACGGGCACAATTACATTGCGCAATTACGCAAAAAAGGTGTTCAGGTTTTTATCGTTTCCAACAAGAATTTTATTGAAGATAAAGCCTGCTACATTCTGGTGAAAAATACAGGCTTTGCACTTCAGCAACTCGCAGCTTATAACCGTAACCGGTTTTTGCAACCTGTTATTGGCATTACCGGCAGCAACGGAAAAACCATTATAAAAGAATGGCTCTACGATTTACTTTCTACTGAGCTAAAAATTGTACGAAGCCCGAAAAGCTACAACTCTCAGGTAGGTGTTCCCTTGTCGGCATTATTAATCGATAATCAATACGACCTTGCCCTGTTAGAAGCAGGAATTTCGGAGCCCGGCGAAATGCAAAAGCTGGCACCAATCGTTCAGCCCGACATTGGTATTTTAACTAACATTGGCGATGCTCACCAGGAAAATTTCACCTCGATGGAGGAGAAACTGAACGAGAAATTAAAACTTTTTACTGGTACAAAAAAGCTGGTGTTTCGTTCTGATCGCTCCTACTCAAAAATTATAGCAGAGTTTTGCTCTCAAAAGAATATTGATCCCATAAACTGGTCGTTGGAGAACGATAGCGCACCGATACAGTTTAAAAGCAAAGTTAAATCGACTGACACTGAAATTGAAGCAAGAATTAATGATAAACATTATTCGTTTACAATTCCATTCACCGATGATTCAGCACTTGAAAATGCCTGCCATTGTTTTGCTACGCTAATTGCGTTGGATAAAAATCCGAGTGATTTTCTTGTTCAGTTCAGTAGCCTACAACCTGTGGCTATGCGTCTGGAAATAAAACAAGGGATAAATAACTGCCTGCTGATTAACGACTATTACAATTCGGATTTGAATTCGCTGAGTATTGCACTGTCGGTGCTGAAACAGCAAGCGGCCAAAAGTCATTTGTTTAAGCATGTAATTCTGTCCGATATTCAGCAAACTGGTATCGAAACAGCAAAACTTTATGCGAAAGTAAACCAGCTTTTACAGGAATGGGGAATTAACAAACTCACAGGAATTGGCAAAGACCTGTATCAGCACCAGCATATTTTTCAACTGGAAAGCGAGTTCTATGCCGATCGCAACGCGTTTGAAAAACACTTTCTGCGTAGCAACTATTCATCGTCGGCAATTCTATTAAAAGGTGCGCGGCAATTTGAGCTGGAGAAAATATCGGCACTACTGCAACAAAAAGCACATCAAACGGTGCTTGAAATCAACCTGAATGCATTGGTTCACAACCTGAATACTTTCCGTAAGTTGCTGCAACCGGAAACAAAAATAATGGTGATGGTTAAGGCTTTTTCGTACGGTAGTGGCGATGTGGAAATCGCACAACTTTTACAGCACCAAAATGTGGATTATCTGGCAGTTGCTGTGGCCGACGAAGGTGTTCAGTTGCGAAATGCAGGAATCACTACTCCAATTGTGGTAATGAATCCCGAACAAGACAGTTTTCAAAATATCATTGATTTTAGCCTGGAGCCCAACATTTACAGTTTCCAACTCCTGCAGCAATTTGTAAAGGCTGTGAAAGAATTCGGCTTAAATAACTTCCCTATACATATTAAAATCGACACGGGCATGAACCGCCTTGGCCTGAAAACAGAAGAGGACATTGCCAAGGTAATTGCCATTCTTAAAAAGAATAAGCATTTAAAAATACAATCGGTTTTTTCGCATCTTGCCGGAAGCGACGAGCCAGAGCTCGATGATTTTACCAAAGAACAATTCAATCGATTTACAGATTTATCCGGGCTGATTGAAAATGCTTTTGAATACAAAATCGACAAACACATCTTAAACTCGGCCGGCATCGAACGTTTTCCCGATCATCAAATGGATATGGTGCGGCTTGGAATCGGCCTTTACGGCATTTCGCAAACCGGATTAGCATTACAGCAAATCAGCACGCTAAAAACCACTGTCTCGCAAGTTAAAACTGTTGATACAGGCGAAACCGTTGGATACAACCGTAAAGGGAAAGTTAGGCAACATAGCCGGGTAGCCGTCGTTCCAATGGGTTATGCCGACGGAATAAACCGCCGACTGGGCAACGGTTTAGGCAGCGCTTTTGTTAACGGACAAGAAGCAAGGATGATCGGCAATGTTTGCATGGACATGCTGATGCTCGACGTCACCAACCTCGAGGTGAATCCAGGCGACAGCGTTGAAATTTTTGGGCCAAATATTTCCATTTCGAGGGTGGCCCAACTACTCGAAACTATTCCTTATGAGATTTTAACAGGCATTTCCCAACGCGTGAAACGTGTTTATCTACAGGAATAA
- a CDS encoding Crp/Fnr family transcriptional regulator, with protein sequence MLNSDIGLRDLVDNQKSIFYLLGQEDKDDLQHHISLSQYKKNEFIYKEGDKPNGFLVLIDGKVKIFKEGVGGREQIIRMTKPLGLIGYRALLADETHNGSAVTLEESLVCTIDPDFIFKRALKNPDFSFKIISKLSKELGFSNARTVTLTQKHIRGRLAESLILLKDKYGYENDGTTLKAFLSREDIANLSNMTTSNAIRTLSTFASEKVIAIDGRKIRILDAIRLERISKLG encoded by the coding sequence ATGTTAAATTCAGATATTGGGCTTCGAGACCTGGTTGACAATCAGAAATCAATATTTTATTTGTTGGGGCAGGAAGATAAAGACGACTTGCAACACCATATTTCTCTTTCGCAGTACAAAAAGAATGAATTTATTTACAAAGAAGGAGATAAACCAAATGGATTTTTGGTTTTGATTGACGGAAAGGTTAAGATTTTTAAAGAAGGTGTAGGAGGTCGAGAACAGATTATTCGTATGACGAAACCTCTGGGATTGATCGGTTATCGGGCTTTATTGGCCGACGAAACACACAACGGCTCGGCGGTAACGCTTGAAGAGTCGCTGGTTTGTACCATTGATCCTGACTTTATTTTTAAACGCGCCTTAAAAAACCCTGATTTTTCATTTAAAATTATCAGTAAACTTTCGAAAGAACTGGGTTTCTCCAATGCCCGAACCGTTACTTTAACACAAAAACATATCCGAGGTCGTTTGGCCGAATCGCTGATTTTGCTGAAAGATAAATACGGCTATGAAAACGATGGAACAACATTAAAAGCGTTCTTGTCGCGCGAGGATATTGCAAACCTTTCGAATATGACCACGTCGAATGCCATTCGTACCTTATCAACTTTTGCCAGCGAGAAAGTAATCGCAATCGACGGACGAAAAATTCGGATTCTGGATGCTATCCGCCTGGAGCGAATCAGTAAGTTAGGATAA
- a CDS encoding NAD+ synthase yields the protein MKVALAQLNYTIGDFEGNASKIIAEINRLKQADVDLVVFSELSVTGYYPHDLLEKKEFIAKADDAVAEIAKHCHGIAALVGAPRINQHERGKTLFNSALFLADGEIKSSHNKTLLPTYDIFDEYRHFEPNREFSLVEYKGEKIAVTICEDLWDEQPTANEFGKDKLYSISPMEELAKLKPDFVVNLSASPFSYNQEGWRKNVLITKAKKYGIPILYCNQVGAQTELVFDGGSVYIDATGEIVKELKYFEEDCLVLDTTSLGEKALQPKVDYIEKIHDALVLGIRDYFKKMGFKQATLGLSGGIDSAVTVVLAVRALGAENVRVLLMPSKYSSDHSVNDARELAENLGIRYDVVNIQSAVDQFENALSPLFEGRSPDVTEENIQARARGIYMMAISNKFGHILLNTTNKSECAVGYGTLYGDMNGGLAVLGDVYKLDVFKLSRFMNKDGEVIPENTIVKPPSAELRPDQKDTDSLPEYEELDDMLFNYIELNKSPKEIAALGYDEAVVRRVIRMVNMNEYKRFQAAPILRVSSKAFGFGRKMPLVARY from the coding sequence ATGAAAGTTGCACTGGCTCAGTTAAATTATACCATCGGCGATTTTGAAGGAAATGCGTCGAAGATTATTGCAGAGATCAACCGCCTGAAACAAGCGGACGTTGATCTGGTTGTTTTTTCCGAATTGTCGGTTACGGGATATTACCCGCACGATTTGCTGGAGAAAAAAGAGTTTATTGCAAAAGCCGACGATGCTGTTGCCGAAATAGCAAAACATTGCCACGGGATTGCAGCTTTGGTTGGTGCACCTCGTATTAACCAGCACGAGCGTGGTAAAACGCTTTTTAATTCGGCGCTTTTTTTGGCCGATGGCGAAATAAAAAGCAGCCACAACAAAACGCTGCTGCCTACCTACGATATTTTTGATGAGTACCGTCACTTTGAGCCGAATCGCGAGTTTAGTTTGGTAGAATACAAAGGCGAAAAAATTGCGGTAACCATTTGTGAAGATTTGTGGGACGAGCAACCAACGGCCAACGAGTTTGGCAAAGACAAACTCTATTCCATTTCTCCAATGGAGGAGCTGGCAAAATTGAAACCCGATTTTGTGGTAAACCTTTCGGCATCGCCATTTTCGTACAACCAGGAAGGCTGGCGCAAGAATGTGCTTATAACAAAAGCAAAAAAATACGGCATCCCAATTTTGTATTGCAACCAGGTGGGGGCACAAACTGAATTGGTTTTTGACGGAGGATCGGTGTACATCGATGCCACCGGCGAAATCGTAAAGGAGTTGAAATATTTTGAGGAGGATTGCCTCGTGCTCGATACTACGTCGCTGGGCGAAAAAGCGCTGCAGCCAAAGGTGGATTACATCGAAAAAATACACGATGCGCTGGTATTGGGTATCCGCGACTATTTTAAAAAGATGGGCTTTAAACAGGCCACGCTGGGATTGTCGGGCGGAATTGATTCGGCAGTTACTGTTGTGCTTGCCGTTCGTGCTTTGGGGGCCGAGAATGTGCGTGTGTTGTTAATGCCATCGAAATATTCGTCGGACCACAGTGTGAATGATGCCCGCGAACTGGCCGAAAACCTTGGCATCCGTTACGATGTTGTGAATATTCAGTCGGCAGTTGATCAGTTTGAAAATGCACTTTCTCCACTATTCGAAGGTCGCTCGCCTGATGTTACCGAAGAAAATATTCAGGCTCGTGCCCGCGGAATTTATATGATGGCAATTTCGAATAAATTTGGCCACATTCTGTTAAACACAACAAACAAAAGCGAGTGTGCGGTTGGTTACGGTACACTTTACGGCGATATGAACGGAGGGTTGGCTGTGTTGGGCGATGTTTACAAACTGGATGTGTTTAAACTGTCGAGGTTTATGAATAAAGATGGCGAAGTTATTCCGGAGAATACCATTGTAAAACCACCGTCGGCAGAGTTGCGCCCCGATCAGAAAGATACCGACTCATTGCCCGAATACGAAGAGCTGGATGACATGCTCTTTAATTACATCGAGTTGAACAAATCACCAAAAGAAATAGCCGCTTTAGGTTATGATGAGGCAGTGGTTCGAAGAGTGATAAGAATGGTGAACATGAATGAGTATAAACGTTTTCAGGCAGCTCCTATTTTAAGAGTAAGTTCAAAAGCTTTTGGCTTCGGACGAAAAATGCCGCTGGTTGCCCGATACTAG
- a CDS encoding DUF1080 domain-containing protein, whose amino-acid sequence MRKFFSLLMATAFVFSISCKSTKTGGSAGLNQLTKKEKEEGWVLLFDGKTSEGWRGNNKDHFPTGWEVVDGTLHCNKSGQGEAGARDGGDIITTKEYSNFHLKLEWKIAEGGNSGIFYLGKEHEGWPIYKTAPEMQVLDNERHPDALLGKDGNRKAGSLYDLIPAKPQNAKPAGGWNTVEIICYKGTVVHKQNGETVVEYHLWTDDWKELVAGSKFPGLNPDWANVAKEGVIALQDHGDDVWFRNIKIKEMNY is encoded by the coding sequence ATGAGAAAGTTTTTTTCACTTTTAATGGCTACTGCCTTTGTGTTTTCTATCTCGTGTAAGAGTACAAAAACAGGAGGTTCGGCCGGTTTAAACCAATTAACAAAAAAAGAAAAAGAAGAAGGTTGGGTATTGCTTTTCGATGGCAAAACCAGCGAAGGATGGCGTGGTAACAACAAAGACCATTTTCCAACAGGATGGGAAGTTGTTGACGGAACTTTACACTGTAATAAATCAGGTCAGGGTGAAGCCGGAGCACGTGATGGTGGCGATATTATCACTACCAAAGAATACTCTAACTTTCATTTGAAACTGGAATGGAAAATTGCTGAAGGTGGTAACTCAGGTATTTTCTACTTAGGAAAAGAGCACGAAGGATGGCCGATTTATAAAACAGCTCCTGAAATGCAAGTGTTAGATAACGAACGTCACCCTGATGCATTGTTAGGAAAAGACGGTAACCGCAAAGCCGGTTCGTTATACGACCTGATTCCTGCAAAACCACAAAATGCAAAACCTGCAGGTGGATGGAATACAGTTGAAATTATTTGCTACAAAGGAACTGTTGTGCACAAGCAGAATGGCGAAACTGTTGTTGAGTATCACTTGTGGACTGACGACTGGAAAGAGTTGGTAGCCGGATCAAAATTCCCTGGATTAAATCCTGACTGGGCAAATGTTGCCAAAGAAGGTGTTATTGCATTGCAAGACCATGGCGACGATGTTTGGTTCCGCAACATCAAAATTAAAGAAATGAATTATTAA
- a CDS encoding ATP-dependent 6-phosphofructokinase codes for MSTSAKPKRIGILTAGGDCPGLNAAIRGVGKTAIVEYGMEVLGFNAGYSGLINGDYIELKESALSGILTLGGTILGTSREKPYKGKKNGKDAEDKPHKIMKNYKKLGLDAVVCIGGNGTMKTASLLAQEGMNVVGIPKTIDNDVWGTDVTFGFDSAVQIATDAIDRLHTTANSHQRVMIIEIMGHHAGWLALYSGLAGGGDIILLPELEYNIRSVCKKIESRFESNKPYSIVVVAEGIDHPKEVSAATHIAQAIQTYTGIETRETVLGYIQRGGSPTPMDRILATRYGAFAAQCIADEKFGTMVAIKNNDLTTVPLEEVGGKLRLVEPNLGLIEKARKMGVSFGDEYM; via the coding sequence ATGAGTACTTCAGCAAAGCCAAAAAGAATTGGTATTTTGACTGCAGGGGGCGATTGCCCGGGACTGAATGCAGCAATCAGAGGCGTGGGAAAAACAGCAATAGTTGAATACGGCATGGAAGTGTTGGGTTTTAACGCAGGCTATTCCGGGTTAATTAACGGCGATTACATTGAGCTAAAGGAATCGGCGCTATCCGGTATTCTTACGCTTGGCGGAACCATCCTGGGCACCTCGCGAGAAAAACCCTACAAAGGGAAGAAAAACGGCAAAGATGCAGAGGACAAACCTCACAAAATAATGAAAAACTACAAGAAACTGGGCCTCGATGCCGTAGTTTGTATTGGTGGTAACGGCACCATGAAAACCGCAAGCCTTCTGGCACAGGAAGGAATGAATGTGGTTGGAATACCAAAAACCATTGACAACGATGTGTGGGGTACCGATGTAACTTTCGGTTTCGATTCGGCAGTGCAAATTGCCACCGATGCCATCGACCGTTTGCACACTACAGCCAACTCGCACCAGCGTGTAATGATCATTGAAATTATGGGACACCACGCCGGTTGGCTGGCGCTATATTCAGGACTTGCAGGTGGTGGCGATATTATTTTGCTTCCGGAACTGGAGTACAACATCCGCTCGGTTTGCAAAAAAATTGAAAGCCGATTCGAGAGCAACAAACCTTACTCAATTGTTGTGGTTGCCGAAGGTATCGATCATCCGAAAGAAGTTTCAGCAGCAACACATATTGCACAAGCTATTCAAACCTACACCGGCATTGAAACCCGCGAAACGGTTTTAGGTTACATACAGCGCGGTGGTTCGCCAACTCCAATGGACCGGATCTTGGCGACTCGTTACGGAGCATTTGCGGCACAATGTATCGCCGACGAAAAATTCGGAACGATGGTGGCTATAAAAAACAACGATTTAACAACCGTACCGCTCGAGGAGGTTGGTGGCAAATTGAGATTGGTTGAACCGAATTTAGGACTAATTGAAAAAGCACGAAAAATGGGTGTTTCGTTTGGCGACGAATACATGTAG
- the rsmG gene encoding 16S rRNA (guanine(527)-N(7))-methyltransferase RsmG, protein MDLILKYFPHLTETQIEQFKQLEPLYADWNAKINVISRKDFAEFYERHVLHSLGIAKFIRFNDKTKVLDVGTGGGFPGIPLAILFPDVQFHLVDSIGKKIKVVNGVAQSLGLKNVRADQVRAEELKEKYDFVVSRAVTRLPDFVKWIRTNISKKQQNALPNGVIYLKGGDLTAEVKPFGKRIFLQDLSQYFEEPFFETKKVLHLPL, encoded by the coding sequence ATGGATTTAATTCTAAAGTATTTTCCCCACTTAACCGAAACCCAGATTGAACAGTTTAAACAATTGGAACCGTTGTATGCCGATTGGAATGCAAAAATAAATGTGATCTCCAGAAAAGATTTTGCTGAATTTTATGAGCGTCACGTGTTGCATTCGTTAGGTATCGCAAAGTTTATTCGCTTCAACGATAAAACTAAAGTATTGGATGTGGGAACGGGTGGTGGTTTTCCCGGAATTCCGCTGGCCATTCTTTTCCCGGATGTGCAGTTTCATTTGGTTGATTCGATTGGGAAGAAAATAAAAGTGGTAAACGGGGTTGCCCAATCACTGGGATTAAAAAATGTGCGTGCCGATCAGGTTCGTGCCGAGGAGTTAAAAGAAAAGTACGATTTTGTAGTGAGCCGCGCCGTTACACGTTTGCCCGATTTTGTAAAGTGGATTAGAACAAACATCTCGAAGAAACAACAAAATGCACTGCCCAACGGAGTAATTTATCTTAAAGGTGGTGATCTTACCGCAGAGGTAAAACCTTTCGGGAAAAGAATATTTCTACAGGATCTGTCGCAATATTTTGAAGAACCTTTTTTTGAAACGAAGAAGGTATTGCATTTGCCACTATAG
- a CDS encoding sigma-70 family RNA polymerase sigma factor, which translates to MEKQEVILSEKARQDYELVKAALAGDDKAFARLLNRYKDAIYFMLLKMVNNRSDAEDLTLEAFGKAFKSLHQYSPTYAFSTWLFKIASNNCIDFLRKKKGVHVPIENNGQDDNSETIKLRSKDPDPEEKLIRQQKAILLRRVVRKLKPRYQILVELRYFREFSYEEIAKELDLPLGTVKAQLFRAREMLFKMIESTEIGRKD; encoded by the coding sequence ATGGAAAAACAGGAGGTAATACTATCGGAGAAAGCACGGCAGGACTACGAGCTTGTAAAAGCAGCCTTAGCTGGCGATGATAAAGCTTTTGCCCGATTGTTAAACCGATATAAAGACGCCATTTATTTTATGCTGCTTAAAATGGTGAATAACCGCAGCGATGCCGAAGACCTGACACTTGAAGCATTCGGAAAGGCATTTAAAAGTCTCCATCAATACTCGCCAACTTACGCATTCAGCACCTGGTTGTTTAAAATCGCATCGAACAATTGCATCGATTTTTTACGAAAGAAAAAGGGTGTGCATGTACCCATTGAAAACAACGGGCAGGATGATAACAGTGAAACCATAAAACTTCGGTCGAAAGATCCCGATCCGGAAGAAAAGCTGATTCGTCAGCAAAAGGCCATTTTGTTGCGGCGTGTAGTGCGAAAGTTAAAGCCGCGTTATCAAATTCTGGTCGAACTTCGTTATTTCAGGGAGTTTTCGTACGAAGAAATTGCAAAAGAGTTAGATTTGCCGCTCGGAACAGTTAAAGCACAGCTTTTCAGAGCTCGCGAAATGCTGTTTAAAATGATTGAAAGCACCGAGATCGGACGAAAAGATTAA
- a CDS encoding glycosyltransferase, translating into MILELLDTFNTLTSTQLVVFVVVVLLWLLRLLYLLFFPLRVLIKTKAKPEVTEKASLSVLMVVRNEEENCRETLPRLLDLASPGMEVVVVDDFSQDNTLSVLGLLKQRYQRMKLSSLSQETRYSEKLAQNIALKSAEKDWVMVYPVSAQNPSQDWLNEMDKASADQVLVKVAYTTVTASKNRFNKVYRIENFFQQVRSASYSLNGLAFVYNEENVAFKKAEYFKLGGFGTRVQEPYANLELVINRFIRKKNVEYCFNDRSILTKQLAVGHAEFKDLVRKSIRIEKHLSKWKQIVLLLDRLTQVLYPLFVALVLLVTFRLWPVIAILVVVKLLVFMVIIKILQKRLNERKLFITSLVFSFMMPFYKLFFRWSFNRQSQNHKWKNRR; encoded by the coding sequence ATGATCCTGGAGTTGTTGGATACTTTTAATACACTAACATCTACGCAGTTGGTGGTGTTTGTGGTAGTCGTTTTATTGTGGCTGTTACGGCTTTTGTATTTGCTTTTTTTTCCGCTGCGGGTGCTTATTAAAACGAAAGCCAAACCGGAGGTAACAGAAAAGGCATCGCTATCGGTATTAATGGTAGTACGAAACGAAGAAGAAAATTGCCGCGAAACTTTGCCGCGTTTACTTGATTTGGCAAGCCCGGGTATGGAAGTTGTGGTTGTCGACGATTTTTCGCAGGACAATACTCTCTCGGTATTGGGCTTATTAAAGCAGCGCTACCAACGGATGAAACTTTCTTCGCTGAGCCAGGAAACACGTTATTCCGAAAAATTAGCGCAAAACATTGCATTAAAGTCGGCTGAAAAGGATTGGGTAATGGTATACCCTGTAAGTGCACAAAATCCGTCGCAGGACTGGTTGAATGAAATGGATAAAGCAAGCGCCGATCAGGTGCTGGTAAAAGTGGCTTACACTACTGTTACTGCAAGCAAAAACCGGTTTAATAAAGTTTACCGCATCGAAAATTTCTTTCAGCAGGTGAGAAGTGCTTCGTACTCGCTTAACGGGTTAGCGTTTGTTTATAACGAAGAAAATGTTGCTTTTAAAAAGGCGGAATACTTTAAATTGGGCGGGTTTGGTACCAGGGTGCAGGAACCTTATGCAAACCTCGAACTGGTAATTAACCGTTTTATCCGAAAAAAGAATGTTGAGTACTGTTTTAATGACAGAAGCATTCTTACAAAACAGCTTGCTGTTGGTCATGCAGAGTTCAAAGATTTGGTTCGAAAAAGCATTCGTATTGAGAAACATCTGAGCAAATGGAAACAGATTGTATTGCTTCTCGACAGGTTAACACAGGTCTTGTATCCTCTTTTTGTAGCACTTGTTTTATTGGTTACATTCAGGCTGTGGCCTGTTATTGCAATCTTGGTGGTGGTTAAGTTGCTGGTTTTCATGGTTATCATAAAAATATTGCAGAAACGTTTGAATGAACGTAAATTATTCATAACTTCGTTAGTGTTCAGTTTTATGATGCCTTTTTATAAACTTTTTTTCAGGTGGAGCTTTAATCGGCAAAGTCAAAATCACAAATGGAAAAACAGGAGGTAA